One window of Candidatus Binatia bacterium genomic DNA carries:
- the rpoC gene encoding DNA-directed RNA polymerase subunit beta', producing the protein MEDLFTLFEKPKNPLSFNALRVSLASPDKIRSWSHGEVRKPETINYRTFKPERDGLFCAKIFGPTKDYECNCGKYKRMRHRGVVCEKCGVEVIQSKVRRERMGHIDLATPVAHIWFLKSLPSRIGTLLDMTLKELEKVLYFESYIVIDPGKTPLTAKELMSESRYRKAREEFGDAFRAEMGAEAIRTLLKDIELDELGQQLRTEMREATSEAKRKKMAKRLKVVTAFRSSGNRPEWMILEAIPVIPPDLRPLVPLDGGRFATSDLNDLYRRVINRNNRLKRLMELSAPDIIVRNEKRMLQEAVDALFDNGRRGRAITGPNKRPLKSLSDMLKGKSGRFRQNLLGKRVDYSGRSVIVVGPELRLHQCGLPKKMALELFKPFIYNKLEERGLVTTIKSAKKMVEKERPEVWDILDEVIREHPVLLNRAPTLHRLGIQAFEPILIEGKAIQLHPLVCAAYNADFDGDQMAVHVPLSVEAQVEARALMMSTNNILSPANGKPIIVPTQDIVLGLYYMTRERPGALGAGRRFSGFGEVRVAYDQGEVDLQAPVRVRIDGKMVDTTVGRVLLYEIVPPEITFEQVNRVMKKKELGALIDIAYRFSGNKATVIFADKLKDLGYDFATRAGISIAIKDMVIPAHKAKLLDEAYGNVKEIEEQYNQGLITDGERYNKVVDIWAEVTDRIADAMMRELQTETVRDEKGEEHQAASFNPIFMMADSGARGSAQQIRQLAGMRGLMAKPSGEIIETPITANFREGLTVLQYFISTHGARKGLADTALKTANSGYLTRRLVDVAQDSIITEEDCGTIDGIEMTPLVEGGEVIEGLGDRVLGRVALEDIHDVGRADEVLVEANEEIDEDRVKRIEEAGLQRVKIRSVLTCQSRQGVCIRCYGRDLARGHMVNLGEAIGVIAAQSIGEPGTQLTMRTFHIGGTASRRAEQTTLEVRHDGILRFINLTTVTNKDGDLVVMNRNGEVAVVEAADGGRERERERYQIVYGAKLKKKDGARVKVNELIAEWDPYTIPMLTEVSGVVKFGDIVEGTTMEEKVDERTGLSTKVIIDCKDLDKRPRVSIKDAENRTLKLPGSEAAARYLLPVGAHINVTEGQMVSAGDVITKIPRETTKTKDITGGLPRVAELFEARKPKEYAVISEIDGTVSFGKDTKGKRKVVVTPEVGEPREYLIPKGKHISVHEGDHVRAGEALMDGSSNPHDILTILGDKALAKYLVDEIQEIYRLQGVRINDKHIEVIVRQMLRRVRIKDVGDTDFLVGDQVEKWRFEEENQRVITGTGEPAIAEPLLLGITKASLSTDSFISAASFQETTKVLTEAAINGKVDHLVGLKENVIMGRLIPAGTGVATYGRMEIQVEGDEGAGEEGPVPHVAEAIEG; encoded by the coding sequence ATGGAAGACCTATTCACGTTATTCGAGAAGCCGAAGAACCCGCTCAGTTTCAACGCCCTGCGCGTCTCGCTCGCTTCACCCGACAAGATCCGATCGTGGTCCCACGGTGAGGTGAGAAAGCCTGAGACCATCAACTACCGTACGTTCAAGCCGGAACGCGACGGTTTGTTCTGCGCGAAGATCTTCGGCCCTACCAAGGACTACGAGTGCAATTGCGGCAAGTACAAGCGCATGCGCCATCGCGGGGTGGTGTGCGAGAAATGCGGTGTCGAGGTCATTCAATCCAAGGTCCGGCGCGAACGGATGGGCCACATCGATCTCGCGACGCCGGTGGCGCACATCTGGTTCCTGAAAAGCCTCCCCAGCCGCATAGGCACGTTGCTCGATATGACTCTGAAGGAGCTGGAGAAGGTCCTGTACTTCGAGTCCTATATCGTGATCGATCCGGGCAAGACCCCGCTCACCGCCAAGGAACTGATGAGCGAGTCGCGCTACCGTAAGGCTCGCGAGGAGTTCGGCGACGCTTTCCGGGCCGAGATGGGCGCGGAAGCGATCCGAACGCTGCTCAAGGATATCGAGCTGGACGAGCTCGGCCAGCAGCTCCGTACCGAGATGCGCGAGGCCACGAGCGAGGCGAAGCGCAAGAAGATGGCCAAGCGCCTCAAGGTCGTGACGGCGTTCCGCTCCTCCGGCAATCGTCCCGAGTGGATGATCCTCGAGGCCATTCCCGTCATCCCGCCCGACCTGCGCCCCCTGGTCCCGCTCGATGGCGGACGCTTTGCCACTTCAGACCTCAACGACCTCTACCGCCGCGTCATCAACAGGAACAACCGACTGAAGCGGCTCATGGAGCTGAGCGCACCCGACATCATCGTCCGTAACGAGAAGCGAATGCTCCAGGAGGCGGTCGACGCGTTGTTCGACAACGGGCGGCGCGGGCGGGCCATTACCGGCCCCAACAAGCGGCCGCTCAAGTCCTTGTCCGACATGCTCAAGGGAAAGAGTGGGCGCTTCCGCCAGAACCTGCTCGGCAAGCGCGTCGACTATTCGGGTCGGTCCGTCATCGTCGTCGGACCGGAACTCCGCCTGCACCAATGCGGTCTGCCGAAAAAGATGGCCCTCGAGCTCTTCAAGCCGTTCATTTACAACAAGCTCGAAGAGCGCGGTCTGGTGACGACCATCAAGAGCGCCAAGAAGATGGTCGAGAAAGAACGCCCCGAGGTCTGGGACATCCTCGATGAAGTCATCCGCGAGCACCCCGTCCTACTCAACCGCGCCCCGACACTGCACCGGCTGGGCATTCAGGCCTTCGAGCCGATCCTGATCGAAGGTAAGGCGATCCAATTGCACCCCCTTGTCTGCGCCGCGTACAACGCCGATTTCGACGGCGACCAGATGGCCGTGCACGTACCGCTCTCCGTGGAAGCCCAGGTCGAAGCGCGGGCGCTGATGATGTCGACGAACAACATCCTGTCGCCCGCCAATGGCAAGCCGATCATCGTGCCGACGCAGGACATAGTCCTCGGCCTCTACTACATGACCCGCGAGCGACCAGGCGCCCTCGGTGCCGGGAGGCGCTTTTCCGGCTTCGGCGAGGTTCGGGTCGCCTATGACCAGGGCGAGGTAGATCTGCAGGCCCCCGTCAGGGTCCGCATCGACGGCAAGATGGTCGACACCACCGTCGGCCGGGTGCTGCTCTACGAGATCGTGCCGCCCGAGATTACCTTCGAGCAAGTCAACCGGGTGATGAAGAAGAAGGAGCTGGGCGCACTCATCGACATCGCCTATCGCTTCTCGGGCAACAAGGCGACCGTCATCTTCGCCGACAAGCTCAAGGATCTGGGATACGATTTCGCCACGCGGGCCGGCATTTCCATAGCCATCAAGGACATGGTTATCCCCGCTCACAAAGCGAAGCTGCTAGATGAGGCCTACGGCAACGTCAAGGAAATCGAGGAGCAGTACAACCAGGGCCTCATCACCGACGGCGAGCGCTACAACAAGGTCGTCGACATCTGGGCCGAAGTAACCGACCGCATCGCCGATGCGATGATGCGCGAATTGCAGACCGAAACCGTCCGCGACGAGAAGGGCGAGGAGCACCAGGCGGCGAGCTTCAACCCCATTTTCATGATGGCCGATTCCGGCGCGCGCGGCAGCGCACAGCAAATCCGCCAGCTCGCCGGAATGCGCGGCCTCATGGCCAAACCCTCGGGCGAAATCATCGAAACGCCCATCACCGCCAACTTCCGCGAGGGACTGACCGTACTCCAGTACTTCATCTCCACGCACGGTGCCCGCAAGGGCCTCGCCGACACCGCCCTCAAGACGGCTAACTCCGGTTATCTCACGCGGCGACTGGTTGACGTGGCGCAGGACTCCATCATTACGGAGGAGGACTGCGGCACTATCGACGGGATCGAAATGACACCGCTCGTCGAAGGTGGAGAGGTGATTGAGGGCCTTGGCGATCGGGTTCTGGGTCGGGTCGCGCTGGAGGATATCCACGACGTCGGTCGCGCAGACGAAGTCCTGGTCGAGGCGAACGAGGAAATCGACGAGGATCGCGTCAAGCGCATCGAGGAAGCTGGCCTCCAGCGGGTGAAGATCCGATCCGTGCTCACCTGTCAGTCCCGGCAGGGCGTCTGCATTCGCTGCTACGGCCGCGACCTCGCCCGCGGTCACATGGTCAACCTCGGCGAAGCCATCGGGGTCATCGCGGCGCAGTCGATCGGCGAGCCCGGGACCCAGTTGACGATGCGGACCTTCCACATCGGCGGGACCGCGAGCCGCCGCGCCGAACAGACCACGTTGGAGGTCCGCCACGACGGGATCCTGCGCTTCATCAACCTGACTACCGTCACCAACAAGGACGGCGATCTCGTGGTCATGAACCGCAACGGCGAAGTCGCGGTAGTCGAGGCCGCCGACGGCGGCCGCGAGCGCGAGCGCGAGCGCTACCAGATCGTGTATGGAGCCAAACTCAAGAAGAAGGACGGTGCCCGAGTCAAGGTCAACGAGCTGATCGCGGAGTGGGACCCCTACACCATCCCGATGCTCACCGAAGTGTCCGGCGTGGTGAAATTCGGCGATATTGTCGAAGGCACCACGATGGAAGAGAAGGTAGACGAGCGCACCGGTCTATCGACCAAGGTCATCATCGATTGCAAGGACCTCGACAAGCGTCCCCGCGTATCGATTAAGGATGCCGAGAACCGCACTCTCAAGCTGCCCGGCTCCGAAGCCGCGGCGCGCTACCTCCTGCCTGTCGGCGCGCACATCAACGTTACCGAGGGTCAGATGGTTTCCGCCGGCGACGTGATCACGAAGATCCCGCGCGAAACAACCAAGACCAAGGACATCACCGGTGGATTGCCCCGCGTGGCGGAACTCTTCGAGGCTCGCAAGCCGAAGGAATACGCGGTCATCAGCGAGATCGACGGCACGGTGTCCTTCGGGAAGGACACGAAGGGCAAACGGAAGGTTGTCGTCACCCCGGAGGTTGGCGAGCCGCGCGAATACCTGATCCCGAAGGGAAAACACATAAGCGTTCACGAAGGCGACCACGTCCGGGCTGGCGAAGCACTCATGGACGGGTCGTCCAACCCGCACGATATCCTGACGATCCTGGGTGATAAGGCGCTCGCCAAGTACCTGGTCGACGAGATCCAGGAAATCTACCGGTTGCAGGGTGTGCGCATCAACGACAAGCACATCGAGGTCATCGTTCGCCAGATGCTACGCCGCGTGCGGATCAAGGACGTGGGCGACACGGATTTCCTCGTCGGCGACCAGGTGGAGAAATGGCGCTTCGAGGAAGAGAACCAGCGGGTCATCACCGGTACGGGCGAACCCGCGATCGCGGAGCCGCTGCTGCTGGGTATTACCAAGGCCAGCTTGTCCACGGACAGCTTTATCTCCGCGGCATCTTTCCAGGAGACGACCAAAGTGCTCACCGAAGCCGCCATCAATGGCAAGGTGGACCACCTGGTGGGCCTGAAAGAGAACGTCATCATGGGTCGACTGATTCCCGCCGGCACCGGCGTGGCCACCTACGGGCGGATGGAAATTCAGGTCGAGGGGGACGAGGGGGCGGGGGAAGAGGGGCCGGTGCCACATGTGGCGGAGGCGATAGAGGGATGA
- the rpsG gene encoding 30S ribosomal protein S7, which translates to MPRKGEVRRREVLPDPKFHDRTVTKFINAMMNRGKKSLAERILYRSLDVIGERAKEDPLAVFKRALDNVRPVVEVRSRRVGGATYQVPVEVRPNRRMSLAMRWIVQHARQRGEKSMADRLAGELLDAANGRGAAMKKKEDTHRMADANKAFAHYRW; encoded by the coding sequence ATGCCGCGCAAAGGCGAGGTGCGGCGTCGGGAAGTCTTGCCCGACCCCAAGTTCCATGACCGAACGGTCACCAAGTTCATCAACGCAATGATGAATCGTGGGAAGAAGAGCCTCGCGGAGCGCATACTGTACCGCTCGCTCGACGTGATCGGGGAACGCGCGAAGGAAGATCCGCTTGCGGTCTTCAAGCGCGCCCTCGACAACGTTCGGCCCGTCGTCGAAGTGCGCTCGCGCCGTGTCGGTGGGGCGACGTACCAGGTGCCGGTCGAGGTCCGGCCCAATCGCCGCATGTCATTGGCGATGCGCTGGATCGTACAACACGCCCGGCAGCGGGGCGAGAAGTCGATGGCCGACCGTTTGGCCGGAGAACTACTGGATGCCGCTAACGGACGCGGCGCAGCGATGAAGAAGAAGGAGGACACCCACCGTATGGCCGACGCTAACAAGGCGTTCGCCCATTATCGGTGGTAG
- the rpsL gene encoding 30S ribosomal protein S12 produces the protein MPTINQLVKQGRAKQRRRLTAPALQSSPQKRGVCTRVYTQTPKKPNSALRKVARVRLTNGIEVTTYIPGIGHNLQEHSVVLIRGGRVKDLPGVRYHVVRGTLDSIGVQDRRQGRSKYGAKRPK, from the coding sequence ATGCCGACCATTAACCAACTTGTGAAGCAGGGCCGCGCCAAGCAGCGCAGGCGACTGACCGCGCCCGCCCTGCAAAGCTCCCCGCAGAAGCGGGGAGTGTGTACGCGGGTCTACACGCAAACGCCGAAGAAACCGAACTCGGCGCTGCGCAAGGTCGCTCGCGTGCGCTTGACCAACGGCATCGAGGTCACGACCTACATTCCCGGTATCGGCCATAACCTTCAGGAACACTCGGTCGTGCTGATTCGCGGCGGACGCGTGAAGGACCTGCCCGGCGTCCGCTATCACGTCGTTCGTGGAACCCTGGACTCCATTGGCGTCCAGGACCGCCGTCAGGGTCGTTCAAAATACGGGGCCAAGCGCCCCAAGTGA